A genomic region of Thermodesulfobium narugense DSM 14796 contains the following coding sequences:
- a CDS encoding 2-oxoacid:ferredoxin oxidoreductase subunit beta, translated as MLSYKDFDNGTVPAWCPGCGNFAILDAFKKALLELGIEPYEITLVSGIGQSSKLPHYLKCNGFNGLHGRSLPVATGISVANHKQKVIIFGGDGDTYGEGGNHLLHAFRRNPNIKLFVHNNAVYGLTKGQASPTTEFGRRTKAQPFGSLSEPLNPIAFAIAMNCSFVARSFSGSPEHLKNIMKMAINHEGFALVDILQICVSFNKVNNFEWYKKRIYEFNADYDLSDKLKAFEKSQEFDERIPLGVFYSNSRPTFEKNIPVIKDKTLVSMQNFPDITSLIC; from the coding sequence ATGCTATCTTATAAAGATTTTGACAACGGCACTGTTCCTGCTTGGTGTCCTGGTTGTGGGAATTTTGCTATTCTAGATGCTTTTAAAAAGGCATTACTTGAGTTGGGAATTGAGCCATATGAAATTACGCTAGTTTCGGGAATAGGTCAATCAAGCAAATTGCCACACTACTTAAAATGTAATGGCTTTAACGGTCTTCACGGCAGGTCTTTGCCTGTGGCTACCGGTATTAGTGTAGCCAATCATAAACAAAAAGTAATTATTTTTGGGGGAGACGGTGATACTTACGGTGAAGGTGGAAATCATCTCTTACATGCATTTAGGAGAAATCCAAATATAAAGCTTTTTGTTCATAACAATGCTGTTTATGGGCTAACAAAAGGGCAGGCTTCTCCTACTACAGAATTTGGAAGACGAACAAAGGCTCAACCTTTTGGTTCTCTTTCTGAGCCTTTAAACCCTATAGCGTTTGCTATTGCAATGAATTGTTCATTTGTGGCACGAAGTTTTTCTGGTAGTCCTGAACACCTTAAGAATATTATGAAAATGGCCATAAATCACGAAGGCTTTGCACTGGTAGATATTCTTCAAATATGTGTAAGCTTTAATAAAGTCAACAATTTTGAATGGTACAAAAAGAGAATTTATGAATTCAATGCTGATTACGATCTTTCTGACAAATTAAAAGCTTTTGAAAAATCTCAAGAATTTGACGAAAGAATCCCTTTAGGAGTGTTTTATTCCAACTCAAGACCAACCTTTGAAAAAAATATACCTGTAATAAAGGATAAAACCCTTGTTTCAATGCAAAATTTTCCTGATATAACTTCTCTAATATGTTAA
- a CDS encoding YebC/PmpR family DNA-binding transcriptional regulator, protein MSGHSKWANIKHKKSKEDAIRGRIFTKLARELTVAARTGGGNPEANPRLRIAIEKAKSVNMPSDNIKRAIQKGTGELNDGTNYEELMYEGYGPFGIAVLMQVTTDNKNRTAPEIRKIFSKYGGSMAEAGAVAWMFSRKGEIIIDGENEEKIMELALEEDLFVDDVEQDEGETKITTEPENLYQVQSKLKEHNFNIISCELVMVPSTYVQINNVSDAKKVLSFLEQLEDHDDIQNVYSNFDIPDEIMKEVEKEN, encoded by the coding sequence ATTTCTGGTCATTCTAAATGGGCGAATATTAAGCATAAGAAGTCAAAAGAAGATGCTATAAGGGGAAGGATCTTTACAAAACTTGCAAGAGAATTAACAGTTGCCGCAAGAACTGGCGGCGGAAATCCTGAAGCTAACCCAAGGCTAAGAATAGCAATTGAAAAGGCAAAGAGCGTTAATATGCCTTCTGATAACATCAAAAGAGCTATCCAAAAAGGTACTGGTGAGCTTAATGATGGTACGAACTATGAAGAACTTATGTATGAAGGATATGGGCCGTTTGGCATTGCAGTATTGATGCAGGTGACTACTGATAACAAAAATAGAACTGCTCCTGAAATTAGAAAGATTTTTTCTAAATATGGTGGTAGTATGGCTGAAGCTGGAGCAGTTGCCTGGATGTTTTCCAGAAAAGGTGAAATTATTATTGATGGTGAAAATGAAGAGAAAATTATGGAGCTAGCCCTTGAAGAAGATCTTTTTGTTGATGACGTAGAACAAGATGAGGGAGAGACAAAAATAACAACAGAACCAGAAAACCTTTACCAAGTTCAAAGTAAACTTAAAGAACATAATTTCAATATTATTAGCTGTGAGTTAGTAATGGTTCCATCAACTTACGTCCAGATTAACAACGTTTCAGATGCAAAAAAGGTTTTGAGTTTTCTTGAACAACTGGAAGATCACGACGATATTCAAAATGTGTATTCCAATTTTGATATTCCTGATGAAATTATGAAAGAGGTTGAGAAAGAAAATTAG
- a CDS encoding 5'-3' exonuclease has translation MKNLFDLEKTICLIDAHSVIYRAYYALPELTSSAGIPTNALYGFINILLKLIKEEDPYTIFVAFDSPEKTFRHESFKEYKASRPKMPESLISQVLLIKEFLKLMNIRFYEVPGYESDDLVASMAKQIEKKDYDVLILTGDFDLLQLVSERVKVLIMKKGISDVEKYDLDKFLTKFGIRPNQIADMKALSGDSSDEIPGVKGIGKKTAIEILRQFNTVEELLKNIDRFKNKRYRELIYENKEKILFYKSITLLDTDVSLEIEIEEKPWENLSYEQRESLKRFLESLDLKSIQKKLFS, from the coding sequence ATGAAAAATCTCTTTGATTTAGAAAAAACAATTTGTTTAATTGACGCACATTCTGTTATTTATAGGGCTTACTATGCACTTCCTGAGTTGACTTCTTCAGCAGGGATACCTACAAATGCTCTTTATGGTTTTATAAATATACTTTTGAAACTAATAAAAGAAGAAGATCCTTATACAATTTTTGTAGCCTTTGATTCTCCAGAAAAGACCTTTAGACATGAGAGTTTTAAAGAATATAAGGCATCAAGACCAAAGATGCCAGAATCTCTAATTTCTCAAGTTCTGTTGATAAAAGAGTTTTTAAAGCTTATGAATATTAGATTTTATGAAGTTCCTGGCTATGAGAGCGATGATCTGGTTGCTAGTATGGCTAAGCAAATTGAAAAGAAAGATTATGATGTTTTGATACTTACTGGTGACTTTGACTTATTGCAGCTTGTAAGTGAAAGAGTAAAAGTTTTAATTATGAAAAAGGGTATCAGCGATGTTGAGAAATATGATTTGGACAAATTTTTAACAAAGTTTGGAATTAGGCCAAATCAAATAGCTGACATGAAGGCGTTATCGGGCGATTCTTCCGATGAGATACCTGGTGTAAAAGGAATAGGAAAGAAAACTGCTATAGAAATATTAAGGCAGTTTAATACTGTAGAAGAGTTATTGAAAAATATTGATAGATTTAAGAATAAACGGTACAGAGAATTAATTTACGAAAACAAAGAAAAAATTCTTTTTTATAAATCAATAACTTTACTCGATACAGATGTTTCTTTGGAAATTGAAATTGAAGAAAAACCCTGGGAAAATTTGTCTTATGAACAAAGAGAATCTCTAAAAAGATTTCTTGAATCACTAGATTTGAAAAGTATACAAAAAAAACTCTTCAGTTAA
- the tyrS gene encoding tyrosine--tRNA ligase, protein MNFEESIKLITRGTEEIIPLEDLEKKIKSGRKLNIKLGIDPTAPDLHLGHTVVLRKLKNFQDLGHNVILIIGDFTTLIGDPTGKSKTRPALSADEIKKNAQTYKTQAFKILDEKKTIIKYNSEWLSKISLEELIKISAKFTVARILERETFSQRLKTNEAISLHEILYPLLQAYDSVAIKADVELGGTDQTFNLLIGRDLMEKMGMEPQVCLTMPIIAGLDGKQKMSKSLGNYVGIAEDPKDIFGKLMSIPDELLRQYFILLTDFKEDEISGFFERYKNPKDIKKILAFEITKMYSSEEEALKAKESFETAFEKRTFPKDAPVYKWPYENENEVWLPKLLVDLGLLKSSSEGKRLISQGAIEVDEETVTDEKFVVKKGDHRLKVGRKMFLRIY, encoded by the coding sequence TTGAACTTTGAAGAATCGATTAAGTTAATTACAAGAGGAACAGAAGAAATAATACCTCTTGAGGATCTTGAAAAAAAGATTAAGTCAGGTAGGAAGTTAAACATTAAATTGGGGATAGATCCCACAGCGCCAGATTTACACCTGGGCCATACAGTTGTACTTAGAAAGCTGAAAAATTTTCAGGATCTTGGTCATAACGTTATCTTGATCATTGGTGATTTTACTACTTTGATAGGAGACCCTACTGGCAAGTCAAAAACTAGACCGGCTCTAAGTGCCGATGAGATAAAAAAGAATGCCCAAACTTATAAAACACAAGCTTTTAAAATTTTAGATGAAAAAAAGACAATTATAAAATATAATTCTGAATGGTTGTCTAAAATTAGTCTGGAAGAGCTAATTAAAATTAGTGCAAAGTTTACTGTGGCTAGGATTCTTGAAAGAGAGACGTTTTCGCAAAGATTGAAAACAAACGAAGCAATAAGTTTGCACGAGATTTTATACCCACTTTTACAGGCATATGATTCTGTAGCGATCAAAGCTGATGTTGAACTTGGAGGAACGGATCAAACCTTTAATCTATTGATAGGCAGAGATTTGATGGAGAAAATGGGTATGGAACCTCAAGTGTGTTTGACTATGCCAATTATTGCTGGTCTTGATGGGAAACAAAAAATGAGTAAGAGTCTTGGAAATTATGTAGGTATTGCTGAAGATCCTAAAGATATATTTGGCAAGTTGATGTCTATACCAGATGAACTTCTAAGGCAATACTTTATCTTACTAACAGATTTTAAGGAAGATGAAATTTCTGGTTTTTTTGAAAGATATAAAAATCCAAAAGATATTAAAAAAATTCTTGCTTTTGAGATAACTAAAATGTATTCTTCCGAAGAAGAAGCTCTAAAAGCTAAAGAGAGCTTTGAGACTGCTTTTGAAAAAAGAACTTTTCCTAAGGATGCTCCAGTTTATAAATGGCCATATGAAAATGAAAACGAAGTTTGGTTGCCAAAACTTTTGGTAGATTTAGGACTATTAAAGAGTTCAAGCGAGGGCAAAAGACTTATTTCTCAGGGCGCAATAGAAGTTGATGAAGAAACTGTAACTGATGAAAAATTTGTTGTCAAAAAGGGAGATCACAGATTAAAAGTTGGAAGAAAAATGTTTTTAAGGATTTATTAA
- the ruvB gene encoding Holliday junction branch migration DNA helicase RuvB: protein MNILRPKSFDEYIGQETIKRLLKISVDAAKKRNEMLDHILLSGPPGLGKTTLASILAYEMGKNFKFAIASALQKPIDLVGLLTSIDKEGSVLFIDEIHRLPKNLEEILYISMEDYIVDISVSKGVGAQSIRLNLPPFTLICATTKPGLLSSPLIDRFGIHGYFEFYQVEELTAIIKRSAQFLELDIEEEASEFLAKRSRFTPRVANKLLRRVRDYVQVNKIKLIDVEAARKSLEIINIDDLGLNDLDRKYLRALKDIFKGGPVGIDNISQFLGESPETIEDLCEPYLLKIDFIQRTPRGRILTENALNYLESKNYEKSL, encoded by the coding sequence ATGAACATATTAAGACCAAAATCTTTTGATGAGTATATAGGGCAGGAAACCATAAAAAGACTATTGAAAATTTCTGTAGATGCTGCAAAGAAAAGAAATGAAATGCTAGATCACATTTTATTGTCTGGCCCTCCAGGTCTTGGTAAGACAACGCTTGCTTCTATACTTGCATATGAAATGGGAAAAAACTTTAAATTCGCTATAGCGTCTGCGTTGCAAAAACCAATAGATCTTGTGGGGCTCTTAACGTCAATAGATAAAGAAGGATCTGTTTTATTTATTGACGAAATTCATAGATTACCGAAAAATTTAGAAGAAATTTTATATATTTCTATGGAAGATTATATTGTAGATATAAGCGTGTCAAAAGGAGTGGGAGCACAAAGCATTAGATTAAATCTTCCTCCGTTTACTTTAATTTGTGCTACTACAAAACCTGGTTTACTTTCTTCACCCTTAATTGATAGGTTTGGAATTCATGGATATTTTGAATTTTATCAGGTAGAAGAATTAACTGCTATTATTAAAAGATCTGCTCAGTTTCTTGAGTTGGATATTGAAGAAGAGGCATCTGAATTTTTGGCTAAAAGATCTAGATTTACCCCAAGGGTAGCAAACAAACTTCTAAGAAGAGTAAGAGACTACGTTCAAGTAAATAAAATCAAGTTAATTGACGTTGAGGCTGCAAGAAAATCCTTAGAAATTATAAATATTGATGATTTGGGCTTGAATGACCTTGATAGAAAATATTTAAGAGCATTAAAAGATATTTTTAAAGGTGGGCCTGTAGGAATTGACAATATTTCTCAATTTTTAGGAGAGAGTCCTGAGACAATTGAAGATCTTTGCGAACCATATCTTTTAAAGATTGATTTTATCCAAAGAACTCCAAGAGGAAGAATATTAACTGAAAACGCGTTAAATTATTTAGAAAGCAAAAATTATGAAAAATCTCTTTGA
- the ruvA gene encoding Holliday junction branch migration protein RuvA — MIAYIVGNLIGFIENSIIVENNGLGYLIKLPPYLLEKNKNKKGDIIELYISHQFIGESQQLFGFESISDLESFQKLLKIHGVGVKLALQIISSFKTNPTLILDLKNDHISSLKSIPGVGEKTAKRIFEELKGCFPEFSEVKFDDRAKLAVDALVSLGVSFQKAKEVVIDTLKDVQDLNIIKSEDIITMAIQRIR, encoded by the coding sequence ATGATAGCATATATAGTAGGTAATTTGATCGGGTTTATAGAAAATAGCATAATTGTTGAAAATAATGGTTTAGGATATTTAATAAAGTTGCCTCCTTATCTTTTAGAAAAGAACAAGAACAAAAAGGGCGATATTATTGAGCTTTATATAAGCCACCAATTTATTGGTGAATCTCAACAACTATTTGGTTTTGAGTCAATTTCAGACCTTGAAAGCTTTCAAAAACTTTTAAAAATACATGGAGTTGGAGTTAAACTAGCATTGCAAATTATATCTTCATTTAAAACAAACCCAACTTTAATTTTAGATTTGAAAAATGATCACATAAGTTCTCTTAAATCAATTCCTGGAGTTGGAGAAAAAACTGCCAAAAGAATATTTGAAGAGCTAAAAGGATGTTTTCCAGAGTTTTCTGAAGTAAAGTTTGATGATAGGGCAAAATTGGCTGTAGATGCTTTGGTTTCACTAGGTGTTTCCTTTCAAAAGGCTAAAGAAGTTGTAATTGACACACTTAAAGATGTTCAGGATTTAAATATTATTAAGAGTGAGGATATTATTACTATGGCAATTCAAAGGATAAGATGA
- the rpsT gene encoding 30S ribosomal protein S20 — protein MPVTRTATRALRKSLRKKQHNQSLKSATKTIIKNFEKFISSEAAPEQREKAIELFKKAVSSVDKIAKKGIFAKNKAARKKSQLQIKLNKFLNQKTES, from the coding sequence ATGCCTGTTACAAGAACTGCAACTAGAGCATTGAGAAAAAGTTTAAGAAAAAAACAACATAATCAATCATTAAAATCCGCTACTAAAACTATTATTAAAAATTTTGAAAAATTTATCTCAAGCGAAGCAGCACCAGAACAGAGAGAAAAAGCAATAGAACTATTTAAAAAAGCAGTTAGTTCGGTTGATAAAATTGCAAAAAAAGGGATTTTTGCTAAAAATAAAGCTGCAAGAAAAAAATCTCAACTTCAAATTAAACTCAACAAATTTCTGAATCAGAAAACAGAATCTTAA
- the dut gene encoding dUTP diphosphatase, giving the protein MKVSIEVRNENCMPERKTEGSSGYDIKAYIDSPVELLKGEIKLIPTGIRVQIPSGYEAQIRSRSGLALKGVFVLNSPGTIDSDYRGEIKVILINLGEKTLTINPFDRIAQMVFQRVYDAQFVFSKLDKTKRNSGGFGHTGL; this is encoded by the coding sequence ATAAAGGTAAGCATAGAAGTAAGGAACGAAAATTGCATGCCAGAAAGAAAAACTGAGGGCAGCAGTGGATATGACATAAAAGCATATATTGATAGTCCTGTAGAACTTTTAAAAGGAGAGATAAAATTAATTCCTACTGGAATAAGAGTTCAAATACCATCAGGATATGAAGCTCAAATAAGGTCAAGAAGCGGCCTTGCATTAAAAGGAGTGTTTGTCCTAAATAGTCCAGGTACAATAGATTCTGATTATAGAGGAGAGATAAAGGTTATTTTGATTAATCTAGGAGAAAAAACTTTAACTATTAATCCTTTTGATAGAATTGCACAGATGGTCTTTCAGAGAGTTTACGATGCTCAATTTGTTTTTTCTAAATTAGACAAAACAAAAAGAAACAGCGGGGGGTTTGGTCATACAGGACTTTGA
- the ruvC gene encoding crossover junction endodeoxyribonuclease RuvC, which translates to MIILGIDPGVADIGYAIVKKDNKIKLESCGLIQVHGCSQNQRLCRIFEELSFIIDKYNPDACSIEKIFYFKNQKTVMDVSEGRGVIKLVLSRKNIQYREYTPKEVKRLISGNGLANKDQVRRSVEYILGSNFNNLQDDVTDAIALALIYSDDDSIYSR; encoded by the coding sequence ATGATTATTCTAGGTATTGACCCGGGAGTAGCTGATATCGGTTATGCTATTGTAAAAAAGGATAATAAAATTAAATTAGAAAGTTGTGGCTTAATACAGGTTCATGGTTGCAGTCAGAATCAAAGGCTTTGTAGGATATTTGAAGAGTTAAGTTTTATTATTGACAAATATAATCCAGATGCATGTTCAATCGAGAAAATCTTTTATTTTAAAAATCAAAAAACAGTTATGGACGTATCAGAAGGTAGAGGAGTAATAAAATTAGTTTTAAGTAGAAAAAATATTCAGTATAGAGAATATACTCCTAAAGAAGTAAAGCGTTTGATATCAGGAAATGGCCTTGCAAATAAAGATCAGGTTAGAAGGTCAGTAGAATATATTTTAGGTTCAAATTTCAATAATTTACAAGATGACGTGACTGACGCTATAGCGTTGGCTCTTATATACTCAGACGATGATAGCATATATAGTAGGTAA
- a CDS encoding ComEC/Rec2 family competence protein encodes MISLISLVLLFGGLVISYYKDLSKFNYKSFFFSAYVINQKNNLLKVFLQSPKPFSSKIERVIYRGKTNFQQGDNIFFDGELISNSLIVANKIEKTGENSTLFFKKYVEDAIKKNMSEQTGKVFGAMLYGDDLFQPPKEVYDAFNRTGLLHILVVSGAQVSMIFSLFFYFLKRMSINPLISFFVISFFTSLFCLNVGLDPPVIRAGGLILFIALAELFRINYSSFNLTLLVMILFLIFDPYSLFDISFQLTFLCIFAMFFTGEIRKKFNFNNYLFELFLLSFSVFIFLFPVIVNYFNNVSVLSLFTNVFITPFLEIFLLIGFVLSFFMAVSGIFTQYIGHFITYITDLVIYIVKGWSNFPLSSVLFAKIPLFSVYLYYLLLALIIFNKYNSAVFYIFLTLLFLSLIFMRTTDIKVYNDKKGVVIESDEGKFEFIKQAENCTVKTSTSNFLIPRNHFFKPLKDIIVLCDKDTIKIYRDYKLIYPNIYNYEER; translated from the coding sequence TTGATATCTTTAATTTCTCTAGTATTGTTGTTTGGTGGTTTAGTAATTTCATACTATAAGGATTTATCGAAATTCAATTATAAAAGCTTTTTCTTTTCAGCTTATGTAATTAATCAAAAAAATAATTTACTAAAGGTTTTTCTACAGAGTCCTAAACCCTTTTCATCTAAAATTGAAAGAGTGATATATAGAGGAAAAACTAACTTTCAGCAGGGAGATAATATCTTCTTTGATGGAGAGCTTATAAGCAACTCTTTAATCGTTGCAAATAAAATTGAAAAAACAGGTGAAAATAGCACCCTTTTCTTCAAAAAGTATGTTGAAGATGCTATTAAAAAAAATATGTCAGAACAAACTGGTAAAGTATTTGGGGCTATGTTGTATGGAGACGATCTTTTTCAACCTCCCAAAGAAGTGTATGATGCTTTTAATCGAACAGGTCTTTTGCACATTTTAGTTGTTTCAGGAGCCCAGGTATCAATGATTTTTTCACTATTTTTTTACTTCTTGAAAAGAATGTCGATAAATCCTCTTATATCATTTTTTGTTATATCATTTTTTACCTCCTTGTTTTGTTTGAATGTTGGACTTGACCCACCTGTTATAAGAGCTGGAGGCTTAATTTTGTTTATTGCATTAGCTGAACTTTTTAGGATTAATTATTCCTCGTTTAATTTAACTTTATTGGTGATGATTTTGTTTTTAATATTTGATCCATATTCACTGTTTGATATTAGCTTTCAGCTGACATTTTTATGTATATTTGCAATGTTTTTTACTGGAGAGATAAGAAAAAAATTCAACTTTAACAACTATTTATTTGAATTGTTTTTGCTCTCGTTTTCAGTGTTTATATTTCTTTTTCCAGTTATAGTAAATTATTTTAATAACGTTTCTGTTCTTTCTTTATTTACTAATGTTTTTATTACACCCTTTCTAGAGATATTTTTACTTATAGGCTTTGTATTAAGTTTTTTTATGGCAGTTTCGGGTATTTTTACGCAATATATTGGCCATTTCATCACCTATATAACTGATTTAGTAATTTATATTGTTAAAGGCTGGTCAAATTTTCCCTTGTCTTCAGTTTTATTCGCTAAAATACCTCTCTTTAGCGTATATCTCTATTATTTACTTTTAGCTTTAATAATTTTTAATAAATATAATTCTGCTGTTTTTTATATTTTTTTAACACTTTTGTTCCTTTCGCTAATATTTATGAGAACTACTGATATAAAGGTTTACAATGATAAAAAAGGTGTAGTTATAGAGTCTGACGAAGGAAAATTTGAATTTATTAAACAAGCTGAAAATTGTACTGTCAAAACATCTACCAGCAATTTTCTTATACCCAGAAATCATTTTTTCAAGCCTTTAAAAGACATAATTGTTCTTTGTGATAAAGACACAATTAAAATTTATCGTGATTATAAATTAATTTATCCGAACATATATAATTATGAAGAGAGGTAA
- a CDS encoding 2-oxoacid:acceptor oxidoreductase subunit alpha gives MNYTIRICGEAGQGIQTTGEGFSRLFSLLGYNVFSFQDYESRIRGGHNFYQITFGTDEIYAPKKFLDLLLTFDKKGLEYKNLLRDDGIAIYDADYLKKSEHDEKFINCPFRQLLNNARLKSIFENVVSFALVANILSIDRKYVYKVIYDIFAGKPEDIIEQNIKAVDIGYDFDVKRKVNLPASDSEEKILLDGVKGVGIGAIGSGCKFYSAYPMTPSTGVFQYIGTHAEKFNIVVEQAEDELSAINMAIGASFAGVRAMTGTSGGGFALMNEALSLSGMTETPIVILLSQRPGPATGFPTRTEQGELLYAIHAGHGDFPRVVFAPGDPLECVYLTNKAFDIAEKYQIPAIVLTDQHLVDSLYSYKKDLKLKLKNKDYRLRSADFENYQDYKRHKFLDFTKKIPLIPLAVPGNSRQLVFTDSDEHDEYGHITEDGEVRKRMVERRYFWKIENIRNEISLPKIYGNSDSKIVLIGFGSNLGVLKEIANNKEISVCAIHFSELFPLPLKENSNEFLKIISRSNLTICIENNASGQFQKLVESEYGFKFSHNLRKYDGRPFNYDEVLEDIYAIL, from the coding sequence GTGAATTATACTATAAGAATATGCGGTGAAGCAGGGCAAGGAATTCAAACCACTGGTGAGGGCTTTTCAAGGTTATTTAGCCTACTTGGTTATAATGTATTTTCATTTCAAGATTATGAGTCCAGAATAAGAGGTGGTCATAACTTTTATCAGATAACTTTTGGAACAGATGAAATTTATGCGCCTAAAAAATTTTTAGATTTACTTCTTACCTTTGACAAAAAGGGTTTAGAATATAAGAACTTACTTCGAGATGATGGTATTGCTATTTATGACGCTGATTACCTCAAAAAAAGTGAACATGACGAAAAATTTATAAACTGTCCTTTTAGACAATTGTTGAATAACGCTAGACTAAAAAGTATATTTGAAAACGTCGTTTCTTTTGCATTGGTTGCAAATATACTTTCTATTGATAGAAAATACGTTTATAAAGTTATTTATGACATTTTTGCTGGTAAACCAGAGGACATAATAGAACAAAATATTAAAGCAGTTGATATCGGATATGACTTTGATGTTAAAAGAAAAGTAAATTTACCAGCTTCAGACAGTGAAGAAAAAATCTTATTAGATGGCGTAAAAGGAGTTGGCATAGGTGCTATAGGATCAGGTTGTAAATTTTATTCAGCATATCCTATGACACCTTCTACTGGTGTATTTCAATATATTGGAACGCACGCTGAAAAGTTCAATATTGTAGTAGAACAAGCAGAAGATGAATTAAGCGCTATTAATATGGCAATTGGGGCATCCTTCGCGGGAGTTAGGGCTATGACTGGAACTTCGGGTGGAGGTTTTGCTCTTATGAATGAAGCTTTATCTCTTTCTGGAATGACAGAAACTCCAATAGTGATTTTGCTATCTCAACGTCCTGGTCCAGCAACAGGATTTCCTACCAGGACTGAACAAGGAGAGTTGCTTTATGCTATTCATGCTGGGCATGGAGATTTTCCAAGAGTTGTTTTTGCTCCTGGTGATCCCCTTGAATGTGTATATCTTACAAACAAAGCTTTCGACATAGCAGAAAAATATCAAATTCCAGCCATTGTTTTAACAGATCAGCATCTTGTGGACTCTTTATACTCTTATAAAAAAGATCTCAAATTAAAGTTAAAAAACAAAGATTATAGACTAAGATCAGCAGATTTTGAAAACTATCAAGATTATAAAAGACATAAATTTTTGGATTTTACTAAAAAAATCCCTCTTATCCCTTTAGCTGTTCCGGGAAATAGTAGGCAGTTGGTATTTACAGATAGTGATGAACATGATGAATATGGTCATATAACTGAAGATGGCGAAGTAAGAAAAAGGATGGTTGAGAGAAGATATTTTTGGAAAATTGAAAATATTAGAAATGAGATATCTTTGCCAAAAATTTATGGCAATAGTGACTCGAAAATTGTATTAATTGGATTTGGGTCAAATCTTGGGGTACTTAAAGAAATTGCAAATAATAAGGAAATATCAGTATGTGCAATTCACTTTAGCGAGTTGTTTCCGCTTCCACTAAAAGAAAATTCTAATGAGTTTCTAAAGATAATATCAAGGTCTAATTTAACTATTTGTATCGAAAATAACGCTTCTGGACAGTTTCAAAAACTTGTTGAGTCAGAATATGGTTTCAAATTTTCACATAATTTAAGAAAATATGATGGTAGGCCTTTTAATTACGATGAAGTTCTGGAGGATATTTATGCTATCTTATAA